In Odontesthes bonariensis isolate fOdoBon6 chromosome 20, fOdoBon6.hap1, whole genome shotgun sequence, a genomic segment contains:
- the zdhhc20b gene encoding palmitoyltransferase ZDHHC20-B isoform X2: MAPTHVLRCCQRGLAWIPVIFIALVVCWSYYAYVVELCIITIPSIGEKIVYLIFFHLSFIMFVWSYWKTIFTKPANPSKEFCLPKDEKERYEKEERPESQQEILWRAAASLPLYTRTGAGAIRYCDRCQVIKPDRCHHCSACDMCVLKMDHHCPWVNNCVGFPNYKFFILFLAYSLVYCLFIAATVLQYFIKFWTNELPDTHAKFHVLFLFFVAAMFCISILSLFSYHLWLVGKNRSTIEAFRAPVFRTGSDKNGFSLGFRKNIAQVFGDQKKYWLLPIFTSQGDGLTFPTRLVNTDVEQATVTLHPEPNRSVADVAVPVSPLSESQNRLLSNEQHANNITDQLADDALKPVESEAVIISMESES; encoded by the exons ATGGCGCCTACACACGTACTGAGATGCTGTCAACGGGGTTTAGCATGGATACCTGTGATATTTATCGCCCTTGTCGTCTGCTGGTCCTATTACGCTTATGTGGTGGAGCTTTGTATAA TCACCATTCCCAGCATCGGAGAGAAGA TTGTCTACCTGATCTTCTTCCACCTCTCCTTCATCATGTTTGTGTGGTCTTACTGGAAGACCATCTTCACCAAGCCTGCCAACCCCTCCAAAGAG TTTTGCCTGCCAAAGGATGAGAAGGAGCGTTACGAGAAGGAGGAGAGGCCCGAGTCCCAGCAGGAGATCCTGTGGAGAGCTGCCGCCAGCCTGCCCCTGTATACCCGCACTGGTGCTGGAG CAATCCGATACTGTGACCGCTGTCAAGTCATCAAGCCGGACCGGTGTCATCACTGCTCTGCCTGTGACAT GTGTGTGCTGAAGATGGACCACCATTGTCCCTG ggtgaACAACTGTGTAGGCTTCCCCAACTACAAGTTTTTCATCCTTTTCCTGGCCTACTCGCTGGTGTACTGTTTGTTCATTGCAGCAACAGTTCTGCAGTATTTCATAAAGTTCTGGACA AATGAGCTGCCAGACACTCACGCCAAATTCCatgtcttgtttcttttttttgtggcgGCCATGTTCTGCATCAGTATTCTGTCCCTCTTCAGCTACCACCTCTGGCTTGTGGGGAAGAACAGGTCCACTATAG AGGCATTCAGAGCACCGGTGTTTAGAACAGGCTCTGATAAGAATGGCTTCTCTCTGGGTTTCCGGAAGAATATCGCTCAGGTCTTTGGAGACCAGAAGAAATACTGGCTGCTGCCCATCTTCACCAG TCAGGGCGATGGTCTGACGTTCCCCACCCGGCTGGTCAACACTGATGTGGAGCAGGCCACTGTGACACTGCATCCAGAGCCCAATAGAAG CGTGGCTGACGTAGCTGTCCCTGTGAGCCCACTCAGTGAGTCTCAGAATCGCCTTCTTAGCAACGAGCAGCACGCCAACAACATTACAGACCAGCTGGCTGATGATGCCCTCAAACCAG TTGAGAGTGAAGCTGTTATAATCTCTATGGAGAGTGAGTCTTAA
- the zdhhc20b gene encoding palmitoyltransferase ZDHHC20-B isoform X1, which yields MAPTHVLRCCQRGLAWIPVIFIALVVCWSYYAYVVELCIITIPSIGEKIVYLIFFHLSFIMFVWSYWKTIFTKPANPSKEFCLPKDEKERYEKEERPESQQEILWRAAASLPLYTRTGAGAIRYCDRCQVIKPDRCHHCSACDMCVLKMDHHCPWVNNCVGFPNYKFFILFLAYSLVYCLFIAATVLQYFIKFWTLCRRKSAENCPKNELPDTHAKFHVLFLFFVAAMFCISILSLFSYHLWLVGKNRSTIEAFRAPVFRTGSDKNGFSLGFRKNIAQVFGDQKKYWLLPIFTSQGDGLTFPTRLVNTDVEQATVTLHPEPNRSVADVAVPVSPLSESQNRLLSNEQHANNITDQLADDALKPVESEAVIISMESES from the exons ATGGCGCCTACACACGTACTGAGATGCTGTCAACGGGGTTTAGCATGGATACCTGTGATATTTATCGCCCTTGTCGTCTGCTGGTCCTATTACGCTTATGTGGTGGAGCTTTGTATAA TCACCATTCCCAGCATCGGAGAGAAGA TTGTCTACCTGATCTTCTTCCACCTCTCCTTCATCATGTTTGTGTGGTCTTACTGGAAGACCATCTTCACCAAGCCTGCCAACCCCTCCAAAGAG TTTTGCCTGCCAAAGGATGAGAAGGAGCGTTACGAGAAGGAGGAGAGGCCCGAGTCCCAGCAGGAGATCCTGTGGAGAGCTGCCGCCAGCCTGCCCCTGTATACCCGCACTGGTGCTGGAG CAATCCGATACTGTGACCGCTGTCAAGTCATCAAGCCGGACCGGTGTCATCACTGCTCTGCCTGTGACAT GTGTGTGCTGAAGATGGACCACCATTGTCCCTG ggtgaACAACTGTGTAGGCTTCCCCAACTACAAGTTTTTCATCCTTTTCCTGGCCTACTCGCTGGTGTACTGTTTGTTCATTGCAGCAACAGTTCTGCAGTATTTCATAAAGTTCTGGACA CTTTGCCGGAGGAAATCGGCAGAAAACTGCCCAAAG AATGAGCTGCCAGACACTCACGCCAAATTCCatgtcttgtttcttttttttgtggcgGCCATGTTCTGCATCAGTATTCTGTCCCTCTTCAGCTACCACCTCTGGCTTGTGGGGAAGAACAGGTCCACTATAG AGGCATTCAGAGCACCGGTGTTTAGAACAGGCTCTGATAAGAATGGCTTCTCTCTGGGTTTCCGGAAGAATATCGCTCAGGTCTTTGGAGACCAGAAGAAATACTGGCTGCTGCCCATCTTCACCAG TCAGGGCGATGGTCTGACGTTCCCCACCCGGCTGGTCAACACTGATGTGGAGCAGGCCACTGTGACACTGCATCCAGAGCCCAATAGAAG CGTGGCTGACGTAGCTGTCCCTGTGAGCCCACTCAGTGAGTCTCAGAATCGCCTTCTTAGCAACGAGCAGCACGCCAACAACATTACAGACCAGCTGGCTGATGATGCCCTCAAACCAG TTGAGAGTGAAGCTGTTATAATCTCTATGGAGAGTGAGTCTTAA
- the LOC142370343 gene encoding arylamine N-acetyltransferase 2-like, with protein sequence MASVDMDVERYLLRIGSAGSTAEPCLELLRSVHTRHLLAVPFENLTQHSGGRAKIDLPILYDKIVNQRRGGFCFENNSLFSWLLTKLGFQVTVLSGQVKNSITGRYGPPFDHLIVMVNLDGQRWLCDTGFGVSGFSAPLSLDTSGLQEQGHRVYRIRKDMGMHFLEWQKEENRGEDGDWTEIYKFTLEPRCLGDFAEMCQYHQSSPSSIFFCKSLCTVLKPDGRLTYMGRRLTTTTFPSEATGGLLEITIKDLTDEEIPAVLAEKFGIVLSSPLVPKDDTITPPPVLY encoded by the coding sequence ATGGCTTCCGTGGACATGGACGTGGAGAGGTATTTACTGCGGATTGGATCAGCGGGGTCCACAGCGGAGCCCTGTCTGGAGCTGCTGCGCTCGGTTCACACCCGTCACTTGCTGGCGGTGCCGTTTGAAAACCTCACGCAGCACAGCGGCGGACGTGCCAAGATTGATCTCCCCATTCTGTACGACAAGATTGTAAACCAGCGCCGAGGTGGCTTTTGCTTTGAGAATAACTCTCTTTTCTCCTGGTTGCTGACCAAACTAGGCTTCCAGGTCACCGTGCTCTCGGGTCAGGTGAAGAATTCGATAACAGGTCGCTATGGGCCTCCATTTGACCATTTGATCGTGATGGTGAATCTCGATGGACAGCGGTGGCTGTGCGACACCGGGTTCGGCGTTTCGGGTTTCAGCGCCCCCCTCTCGCTGGACACCAGCGGCCTCCAGGAGCAGGGCCACAGAGTTTATCGCATTAGAAAGGACATGGGGATGCACTTTCTGGAGTGGCAAAAGGAGGAAAACAGAGGGGAAGACGGTGACTGGACGGAGATCTATAAGTTCACCCTTGAACCTCGGTGTCTGGGGGACTTCGCTGAGATGTGCCAGTACCACCAGAGTTCTCCTTCTTCCATTTTCTTCTGCAAGTCCCTCTGCACCGTTTTAAAACCGGACGGAAGGCTCACTTACATGGGCCGCAGGCTGACAACCACCACGTTTCCGTCGGAAGCAACAGGAGGCTTGTTGGAAATCACAATTAAAGATCTAACAGATGAAGAAATCCCTGCTGTTCTCGCGGAGAAATTTGGAATTGTACTTTCATCTCCACTTGTACCAAAGGATGACACAATCACTCCACCCCCCGTTCTATACTGA
- the LOC142370340 gene encoding E3 ubiquitin-protein ligase MARCHF6-like, with translation MDTAEEADICRVCRSEGTPDKPLYHPCVCTGSIKFIHQECLVQWLKHSRKEYCELCKHRFAFTPIYSPDMPSRLPIQDICAGLLTSVGTAIRYWFHYTLVAFAWLGVVPLTACRIYKCLFTGSVSSLLTLPLDMLSTENLLADCLQGCFVVTCTLCAFISLVWLREQIVHGGAPQWLEQHQPPPPNPAGQANVAQAAGQGAADEPPAAQPAPADPPAENEAEPEPPDVPPDQADDPELEEEGAAAEDADPNNGAQDDMNWNALEWDRAAEELTWERMLGLDGSLVFLEHVFWVVSLNTLFILVFAFCPYHIGHFSVVGLGFEEYVQASHFEGLITTIVGYILLAMTLILCHGLAALVRFQRSRRLLGVCYIVVKVSLLVVVEIGVFPLICGWWLDICSLEMFDASLKDRELSFKSAPGTTMFLHWLVGMVYVFYFASFILLLREVLRPGVLWFLRNLNDPDFNPVQEMIHLPIYRHLRRFILSVVVFGSIVLLMLWLPIRLIKVLLPTFLPYNVMLYSDAPVSELSLELLLLQVVLPALLEQGHTRQWLKGLVRAWTVSAGYLLDLHSYLLGEQEDNDANQPVNNNNNNNPPHGHHNNNNNPAPAVGEGLHAAHQAILQQGGPVGFQPYHRPLRFPFRIVLLIAFMCITLLVASLVCLTLPVFTGRWLMSFWTGSSKIHELYTAACGLYVCWLSIRGITVLLAWMPQGRTVIVRKVQEWSLMILKTLVVALLVAGVIPLLLGLLFELVIVAPLRVPLDQTPLFYPWQDWALGVLHAKIIAAITLMGPQWWLKTVIEQVYANGIRNIDLQFIIRRLAAPVISVLLLSLCVPYVIAAGVVPAVGVTPEMEILMQRRIYPFLLMVVSLIGILSFQIRQFKRLYEHIKNDKYLVGQRLVNYERKSGRATSVPPSNPVAE, from the exons CGGATATTTGTCGGGTGTGCCGCTCCGAGGGGACCCCGGACAAACCCCTGTATCACCCCTGTGTCTGCACTGGCAGCATCAAGTTCATCCACCAGGAATG TTTGGTCCAATGGTTGAAGCACAGCCGGAAGGAGTACTGTGAACTATGCAAACACAGATTTGCTTTCACACCAA TCTACTCCCCAGATATGCCCTCACGTCTGCCCATTCAGGACATCTGTGCTGGCCTGCTGACCAGTGTGGGCACAGCCATCCGCTACTGGTTTCATTACACACTGGTTGCCTTCGCATGGCTTGGAGTGGTTCCCCTCACTGCAT GTCGCATCTACAAGTGTCTTTTTACTGGCTCTGTGAGCTCTCTTTTGACGCTGCCGCTGGACATGCTCTCTAC AGAGAACCTCCTTGCAGACTGTCTACAGGGTTGCTTCGTTGTTACCTGCACCCTGTGTGCATTCATCAGTCTCGTGTGGCTCAGAGAACAGATAGTCCATGGCGGCGCCCCTCAGTGGTTAGAGCAGCACCAGCCGCCACCCCCCAACCCGGCCGGACAAGCTAATGTG GCACAAGCTGCGGGTCAGGGAGCAGCTGATGAGCCCCCTGCAGCCCAGCCGGCCCCTGCTGATCCTCCGGCCGAGAATGAGGCAGAACCTGAGCCTCCAGATGTTCCCCCAGACCAGGCCGATGACCCAGAGTTAGAAGAGGAGGGAGCAGCCGCTGAAGATGCAGACCCCAACAATGGAGCTCAAG ATGACATGAATTGGAATGCGTTGGAGTGGGACAGAGCAGCAGAGGAGCTCACCTGGGAAAGG ATGCTTGGCCTGGATGGTTCACTTGTATTTTTG GAGCACGTGTTTTGGGTCGTGTCTCTAAACACACTCTTCATCCTGGTCTTTG CATTTTGTCCCTATCACATTGGGCACTTTTCCGTTGTTGGCCTTGGCTTTGAGGAATAC GTTCAAGCATCACACTTTGAGGGCCTAATCACAACGATCGTGGGCTATATACTGCTGGCCATGACGCTCATCCTGTGTCAT GGACTGGCTGCTCTGGTCAGGTTCCAACGTTCCCGGCGCCTCCTAGGAGTCTGCTACATTGTTGTCAAG GTGTCTTTGCTGGTTGTTGTGGAAATTGGCGTTTTTCCACTGATCTGCGGCTGGTGGCTCGACATCTGCTCTTTA GAAATGTTTGATGCCTCACTGAAAGACAGAGAACTGAGCTTCAAATCAGCACCTGGCACTACCATGTTCCTGCACTGGCTTGTGGGGATGGTGTATGTCTTCTACTTTGCGTCTTTTATTCTCCTTCTGAGAGAG GTGCTGAGACCTGGAGTGCTTTGGTTTCTTAGAAACCTCAACGATCCAGATTTTAACCCAGTGCAGGAGATGATTCATTTGCCCATCTACAGACACCTGCGACGGTTCATCCTGTCTGTGGTGGTCTTTGGCTCTATCGTGCTGCTCATGCTGTGGCTGCCGATCAGGCTGATAAAAGTGCTGCTGCCCACTTTCCTCCCATACAACGTAATGCTCTACAG TGACGCCCCCGTCAGTGAGCTGTCTTTGGAGCTGTTATTACTTCAGGTTGTGCTTCCTGCTCTATTGGAGCAGGGACACACTCGGCAGTGGCTGAAAGGCCTGGTGAGAGCCTGGACAGTCAGCGCTGGTTATTTACT AGACCTCCACTCTTACCTCCTTGGCGAGCAGGAGGACAATGACGCCAACCAGCCTgtgaacaacaacaataacaacaacccTCCGCATGGTCATcataacaacaataacaacccCGCCCCTGCTGTTGGGGAGGGGCTGCATGCAGCCCATCAGGCCATCCTGCAGCAAGGGGGACCTGTGGGTTTCCAGCCCTACCACCGACCCCTCCGCTTCCCTTTTAGG ATTGTGTTGCTGATAGCATTCATGTGCATCACTCTGCTCGTGGCCAGTCTGGTGTGCTTAACTTTACCAG TGTTCACCGGCCGCTGGCTGATGTCCTTCTGGACAGGAAGTTCCAAAATCCATGAGCTCTACACAGCAGCATGTGGCCTGTATGTCTGCTGGCTTTCTATCCGTGGAATCACTGTTCTGCTCGCCTGGATGCCACAGGGACGCACCGTTATCGTGCGCAAAGTCCAGGAGTGGTCCCTCATG ATCCTGAAGACCCTCGTTGTGGCTCTACTGGTTGCTGGGGTCATTCCTCTGCTGCTGGGGCTCCTGTTTGAACTGGTCATTGTGGCCCCACTCAGGGTACCTCTGGACCAAACACCCCTCTTTTATCCCTGGCAG GACTGGGCTCTTGGAGTGCTCCATGCAAAAATCATTGCTGCCATCACTCTCATGGGCCCTCAGTGGTGGCTGAAGACTGTCATTGAGCAG GTTTATGCTAATGGCATCCGAAACATTGATCTCCAGTTCATAATCCGAAGACTGGCAGCTCCTGTCATCTCAGTCCTGCTGTTGTCCCTGTGTGTACCGTATGTGATCGCTGCTGGAGTGGTCCCTGCTGTTG gagtgaccCCAGAGATGGAGATTCTAATGCAGAGAAGGATCTACCCGTTCCTGTTGATGGTGGTGTCGCTCATCGGCATCCTTTCTTTTCAGATCAGACAGTTTAAACGCCTCTATGAACACATCAAGAACGACAA GTACTTGGTTGGCCAGAGGCTCGTCAACTATGAGCGGAAATCTGGCAGAGCGACTTCAGTCCCACCTTCCAACCCAGTTGCAGAATAA